CATTTTTTGACTGGAATTTGGGTTTTTCCTTTTGTAGGCATCTTTGCTACATCATCAAGAGGTTATTAACGGTGAATTCACGCTTCCTGTTTATTGTCGCGCTTACTGCTCTGAGTGTTACAGCCTTCTCCTCAAATGCAAACGCTGGTCTTGCCGTGAATGGCCTTGCCTTTAACGGAACTCAGTTAAATGGCAGCAACCTGAATGGAGTAACGCTCAATGGGATTAGCGTTAATGGAGTGAGAATGAATGGGACATCAGTAAATGGTAGTAATCTCAATGGGAGTAATCTGAACGGTAGCAACTTGAATGGCAGCAACCTGAATGGTGCCAACTTGAATGGGCGTAACGTGAATGGTGAAGAAAATCAGAACGCAGCAGTGGCGGCCTCTCCAGAAACAGGCATGGTCTTGTCGAGTCCTGAGTTCACGGAGATTCAAGTTGAAGAGGGCCGTTTGGTAGGCGTTAAGTAAACAAGGTTGCTATCTAAATCACCTAATCGAGATGGAACAATGTTTCACGGTTCCATCTCGGTGAAGAAGTGAGATTGTTAGGATTGCTTGAGAAGAAGGTACTGCATGCGTATTCGGTCAATGTTGCGATCGCTGTTGCTGGGTTTGGTGTTTTTGTTTGCTTGGAGCAGCATTGCGATCGCGAAACCTACCTCTCATCCCCCTGAAAAAGATAAAGTGCCTCTCTCCAAAACAGAGCTTCAAACCGCTGAGATGGTAGGGTTCGATGATCAAGGTCGTCAACAGAAGTTTCAAGTGCGAAATAGTGAAGTTGATCCCCTTGATCCAGAGAAAAAAACATATCTCTACACTGTTTTTTATCAGGATAATCAGCGGAACTGGCAGAACCTCTGTGAACCAGATGCGAAAGGAGTTGCTAAAGCTGTTGTTTTACAAGGCTCTTGGGATAGCCGAGGCAGTTACAACCCCAATAAGAAATTGGTGACATTTAGCTGCACCAACGGAGCTTTAGCCAAGTGTATGCGGTTCGGCTACAAACCTTGGCAAAATGTCAAAGGGCGATCGCTACGAGATTATCATTCTGCTTGTGTGCGGATGGTACGAGCGGATTATTGTGGGGATGGTGTGGCCCATACCAAAGATGGCACTCCAATCAATCTCTACGATCGCCTAGGCATCCAAAAACCAGATGTAATGCCAGAGATGCGGTTTGAAGCAGCTTGGGGGGTGAATGGGGCACACTGTATCAACCAAGTCAGGTGGCCAGAGGCGCTAGCTTATGTGAAGCGAGTTTGCCCTACCCGATTGGCGACAAGAGGCAATCACTGCACCTCAGCAGAACGGGCCCAACGCCACTTTCCTGATGCTCTGTTATTCAACGACTCAGCAATACAAAAATCTCAGCGATTATAAATAGCGATTGTAAGCATTGATTTGTAGGGGCACCTTTTGTGGATGCCTTAGTTTATTTTGAGAAGACTAATATCAAATATGTTGCTGACAAAGGAGAGTCTGGTAACGTTTTATAGTGGCGCGATCGCATTGTTGACGTTTTTTAATCTGCTGAAATATTTATGTTGTCTACCGTTGCTCAGGTATATCCCGTTGTTTGGCAAGAAGACCGAGTCTTGCTAATTGACCAAACCCGTTTGCCCAACGAATATATCGTTGTGGAAATTAGCCGCTATGAAGACATGGCTCGGGCGATTAAGACCATGATTGTGCGGGGGGCTCCGGCGATCGGGGTGGCAGCGGCCTACGGTGTGTACTTGGGGGCACGAGCGATTCAGACGAGCGATCGCGATCAATTTTTGGCTCAACTAGAAACAGTGGCTCAGGAGTTGCGGGAAACTCGCCCGACTGCGGTGAACTTGTTCTGGGCGATCGCGCGGATGCTGAAGACAGCACGGCAGACGATTGGGCCTGTGGAATATCTGAAAGAGACTTTGCTGCAAACGGCAAAGCAAATTAATGCAGATGACATCCAAACCTGTCAGGCGATCGGCGATCATGGAGTAAAGGCACTACCCACAAGCCCAGAAAAGCTGCGGATTTTGACCCACTGCAATGCGGGGGCTTTGGCAACGGCAGGATATGGCACCGCGTTGGGTGTAGTGCGCTCGGCTTGGCGAGATGGACGGCTAGAGCGAGTGTATGCCGATGAAACTCGGCCTCGGTTACAAGGGGCAAAGCTAACGGCTTGGGAATGTGTGCAAGAAGGCATTCCAGTAACGTTGATTTCGGATGGGATGGCGGCGCACTGCATGAAGCAGGGCCTGATTCACGCGGTTGTGGTGGGGGCCGATCGCATTGCAGCCAATGGCGATGCGGCAAACAAGATTGGGACTTACAGTGTGGCGATCGCTGCGAAAGCCCACAATGTTCCTTTCTTTGTAGCGGCTCCCCTGTCCACTATTGACTTTTCTTTGTCGGATGGTAGCGGAATTCCTATTGAGGAACGCGATCCGGTGGAGATTTACCAAGTGGGTGACACTCGCATTTGTTCGCCAGGTGTGGAGTTCTACAATCCCGCGTTTGATGTGACTCCTGCGGAGTTGATTACGGCGATCGTGACTGAGTTTGGGGCGTTTGCTCCGAGTGAGTTGAAGCCTCAGTTGCACGAGAAACAAGCAGTTTAACTACTTAAGGAACCAAGCCCTTGGGGGCACTCGCCCCCAACCCCCCGCTGAGGGACGGTTGCGTCCCCCAGATCCCCTCCAAAAGTTTGCCTTTAGCCGCCGTTTTCAAAGCCTTCTCCGCATCGGGGAGGGTTTGGGAGGGGTGATTTTGATCAATTTAGAACATTTCAGTCTTAAGAAGGGTGCTGTTCTCTGCTCAGGTGTTCCAATGGTTGGCAGTTGTTGATATGGGAGATCACGAATGCAAACTCGACAACTGGGTAGTCAAGGTTTGACGATTTCTGCGATCGGCTTGGGCTGTATGGGCATGTCTGAGTTCTATGGCGCGGGGGATGAAGCAGAGTCGATCGCGACGATTCACCGGGCTTTGGAATTGGGGGTGACGTTTTTAGATACAGCGGATATGTATGGGCCGTTTACCAATGAGAAGTTGGTGGGACAGGCGATCGTGGATCGCCGAGATCAGGTGATTTTAGCGACTAAGTTTGGCAATGAACGCAGTCAGGATGGAAAATTCCTTGGGGTGAATGGCAAGCCAGAATATGTGCGACAGTGCTGTGATGCTTCTCTGCAAAGGCTCGGCGTTGATTATATCGATCTCTACTACCAGCATCGGGTAGACCCGACTGTGCCCATTGAAGAAACGATTGGGGCGATGGCAGAGTTAGTGCAGCAGGGAAAGGTGCGCTATTTAGGCATGTCGGAGGCGGCTCCTGGTACGATTCGGCGGGCGCAAGCGGTGCATCCCATTAGTGCGTTGCAGACAGAGTATTCGCTCTGGAGTCGTGACCCAGAAGACGAGATTTTACCAACAGTGCGAGAGTTGGGAATTGGGTTTGTGGCCTACAGCCCGCTCGGTCGCGGCTTTCTTTCAGGACAGATCAAGAGTCTAGATGACTTAGCCCCAGATGACTATCGACGATATTCGCCCCGCCTCCAAGGAGAAAACTTCAACAAAAACCTGCAACTGGTAGAGCGAGTGCAGCAGATTGCGGCGGAGAAACAAGTGACTCCCTGTCAGTTGGCTTTGGCTTGGTTACTAGCTCAAGGTCAAGACATTGTGCCCATCCCTGGAACCAAGCGGCGGCAATATTTGGAGGAAAATGTGGCAGCGGTGGATGTCACGTTAACACCAGAGGAGTTGGCCCGGATTGATGAGGTGGCCCCAAAAGGGTTTGCGGTGGGCGATCGCTATCCGGATATGAGTACAGTCAATCGCTAGCTCGAATCGCTGAAGCTAGCGCAAGGCCCAAGCCAAAAACCGCTCGACATAATAGAGAGTTACCTGGCTCCCCAGCCCTTGAAAGACTTCATCAAAGCTGTGCTCGGCCCAAGGAAGCTCTAGCAGGGCTACGGGGCTGCCCACAGACCGCAATCGTTGGTACATGCCCTGGGCAAATTTGACTTCCACCAGATGATCGCGCCGACCATGGACGAGTAATGTGGGGGGTAAAAGTCGACTGACATAGGTGGCGGGGGAAGCCTGGCGATAGAGCGCTGGTTTCTCAGTTGGGGTGCCGCCCAAGAAAGCTCTTAAAGCTGCCCGGACATCGATTGGGTCAGGTTCAGGCGGATCGGCGTAACCTGCTGTCAAGTTGAAAGGGCCGTAGTAGCTGACCACCGCTCGAATCGGCAGAGCGTCGGATTGGTAGGCTGCTAGCATCGCCAAGTGCCCACCAGCAGAGCGACCCAGTAAAGCCATGCGATCGCCATCTGCTTCATATTCAGTGGCATGTTCGCGCACAAAAGCTAAGGCGGTGCGGACATCCTCTAGTTGCGCTGGAAAAGGGTGCTGAGGCGCATGGCGGTAGTCGATCGCGAAGACCGTGTAACCTCTGGCGGCCATGTAACGGCTGAAAACAGCATTGGCTAATGGGCTTCCCCCTCGCCAAGCTCCCCCATAAATCACCACTAAGGCTGGATAGCGACCCACTTGAGGCGGTCGGTAAATATCTATGCTGAGCTGCACACCGTCTGGTTTGGCAAAAGGGATGTTGGGGTCATAGCGCACCGGACTAGCTGGAATTCCGGTGAAAACCTGCTGCAAAATAAAAGGTTGCGATCGCGGTCTCTCTAGATCTCCCTTGGTACTTTGTGCCGCCTGTCGATCTAATTGCTGGCTCACCTGCTCATAGCTCGCCCCAAAATTTGCTTGCAGCTCATCATTGTTTCGTTGTGATGCAAGGGGTAGCTGTAATAGGGGTAGCATACTTAGCCCCAGCCCCACCAAGCCCAGCAACACAGCTAAGCGTTGGAGCCAACTCCGGCGCATCCCTAGAGATGCCAGCAGGCAAGCGATCGCATTAAACCCGATCAACCAAGGGCTTAGCTCTGGCGTCGCTACTCCTAAAGGTAGCAGAGCTAGGGTTGGCGCAGGCACGACAATCCAAGCGCTCAGAAACAAGGTGACGCTACTGAGGAATAAGGCCAAACAAGCGTAAAGAGTTCGTAAAACGGACGGCATCCAAAATTACCTGCTTTGTCAGGGGATCATCATAATTAGGGCAGAATATTTCGACTTTGCTTAAAACTTTTTCTATTTCGCGCCAACCTCTATCTAAAGGAATAGGTTGCACTGAATTCGCTTTCGTTTATAAGGAAAGTACGTAAAAACCATATGACTGATAACAGTACTTAAACACTACTTAAACACTAAGTCTTGAGGGAAACTACATGCGTTCTACCATGCTTGCTTTTTTTGGCGCAGGGCTTGGAGTGCTGGTTGGGGCGGTTGCAGGTCAGGCTCAAACCGCTAACTCACCAGAGGTACTGCCCGGTAGTGTGACATTGTCCAGTCAATCTCTTCAAGGCGTACAAACTCGCAGCCTGAATGACTTTAAAGCGCCTAAGTCTCGAGTGAATCTGGAGTTACGTGGCAATTCCAATTCTGTACGTCCCTCTGCACCAGGTTTCAAAGTGCAAGATCGAACAGTGGTGATTGTAGAGCGATCGCGTCCCTCAGAAAAAAACTCAACGGTGTTCTTAGATGACGTTGGTAGCGATCGTGAGCAACGGTTTAAGGTGCAGTATCAGTTAACGGACCAGTAGTTGCAATTTTTCCTATTCTTCCTAGCAGTGGTTTTTTGCTGGAGCTACAAGCGATCGCCTGATTAATAGAGATTGTGCGATCGCTTCTTCTAGTTGTTTTCAGCATCAGAAATCTATTGACTTTGCTGCGCTAAAAACTTCTGATTGGATCGTTTCACTTTAGCTATCCAGCGACGGTATGACGACAAGATCTCCGAATAGGGAACCGTAGTGTCAGACAACAGCTCAAACAGGGAAGTTGGAAAATGCTGCGGTAATAGTTGATGCAGCACTTTGCCCAATTTCTGTCTCACTATGAGTTCCAGAAATAAGGATTTAGATAGCGGAAATGGACTATCAGACAGTTCTACCAAAGCATGAGCATCGGGTTGGCGTCGCGTACTAAAATCTGGTAACACTAAGTTTAAGTCGTCAGAATATTCATCTAATAGACGATCCAATACTTCTACATCCTCGAAAGCAGCATTGCCTCCCTGACCCAAGGAGGGGGAAACGGCGTGAGCGGCATCGCCAATCAGTAACACGCTGTTGCCATAGTGATAATGACTGCAACGGATGGTGAGCACCTGGGAAACAGGACGATTGAGCAATGCTTCCGCTTCGGCATCAGTAATGAGTGGGCTTAAATCAGGAAAATTCTGATGGAAAAACTCTAAAACTTGAGTAGTAGTGTTCAGCTTCACAAACGAATTGTTGTTGCAAGAAAAAGTAATGACGCCACTGGCGATCGCCTCGCTGGTAGGAACCGCTAGAACTGTGGTGCCATCCTCCAATCGCCAACTATGGATATGTTCTGGTTTGAGGTCTAGTCCTGCTGGCTCATTTCGTCGTAATGAAAAAAGAGTTTTGTAGTCGGTAGGCACACACTGGGCCTCAAGGGTAAATTCCTCTGTGGGCAAAAAGTGATTTCTGATTACAGAGTGCGCTCCATCAGCTCCAATCAGCAGGTCATAATCAGCCCTCAACTCCTCTGCCACGCTGTTTTCAGTAATGCTTTCAAAGGTAATGCTCTGCCGCTCAAAATGTGCGGCAATACATTTACAGTTGAAGTGGAGAGTGAGGCGATCGCTCTGGTCGGTTTCGGTGAGCTTTTCTAATAAGGTGATGACTAATTGGGTGCGATCGAGGGCAAAGAGTGGCTTCTGGCGAGATAACGTTCGCATTTTCCCTTTTCTACCATGCACCACTGTTCCCCAAATTGCGGTCCCTTGGGCTTTGACGCTATCTTCCAACCCTGGAACCTGCCTTAAAGCATGGAGGCCTCTGGCGTTGAGGGTCAGGGGGTAGGTGCGAGCTTTTTCAAAGGAGACACTGCGGGGGTCAGGACGGCGATCGTAAATTTCAATCTGATAAGCTTCCTGCCGCCGCAACAGATAATGAGCCAACAGAATCCCGCTCGGCCCAGCTCCGACAATTACAACTCTCTTCGCCATTGCTCCACCTCAAATTCGCGCTGATAGAACACTGATAGAATTAGATGCTACAGCCAATCTGCTAATGGTAGGCTGCTAACGGTTGAGTTGCTGGTCTTATGTCTGTTTTTGCTGAGATACAAAATGCCAACGCCTTGATTGTGGGTGCAAATGGAGGCATTGGTTTAGGGTTTGTGCAGAAGTTGTTGCAGGACGATCGCGTTACCAAAATCTATGCGACTTATCGTCAACCCGAATCTGCAAGTGAACTATTGGCGCTAGAACGCGAGCAGCCTGAGCGGTTAGTTTGTCTCCCGCTAGACATTACAGACGAAGCTCAAATTGCTGAATGCAGCGATCGCATTAAAGGTCAGGTAGACAAACTACATTTGGTGATCAACTGTGTCGGCATTTTGCATGAGGGAGATTTGCAGCCCGAAAAGAGCTTGCGCCAAATTAATCCCGATCATTTAATGCGCTACTTTCAGATCAACAGTATTGGAGCGGTGCTCCTGGCTAAGCATCTATCGCCTTTGTTCGCTCATAGCGAGAGAAATGTCTTTGCCACGATCTCCGCCAAAATTGGCAGCATTGGGGATAACCAGTTGGGCGGCTGGTATGGCTATCGGGCCTCTAAAGCGGCGTTGAATATGTTGATGCGGACTGTCGCGATCGAATATAAGCGCAAAAGCCCCAACACGATTGTAGTAACGCTACATCCTGGCACCACTGATACTCGTCTTTCCAAACCATTTCAGCGGAATGTGTCGCCCGAAAAACTGTTTCCAGTAGAGCGAACTGTTGCTCAGTTGTTGGCTGTGATTGAAAATCTAGAGCCTAAAGACAGCGGCGAGTTTTTCTCCTGGGATGGTAGTCGCTTGCCTTGGTAAAAGCTTGGTAAAAACAGGCTTGGCGTATTCAGCATTACAACAAGGTTTTACGAGTGAACAATTCTCCAGATAGAATCTTGTCTCTGCCTGTAGTGGAAGTTAGGGCTAGCGATCGCCAGTACGCTGCATAGCAGTAGCTGCTAACAAAGGTTTCACTATGCAAACGAACACCTCTAACTTACTTCAGCGCCTTGACGGTGCCGAACGACTTTTTGCCATGATTCTTGGTGTAGTCTTTTTAGCCGTTGGCATCGCTGGATTTATCCCCGGCTTGATTGCTATGCCTGCGGTGGCGGGAGATGCACCGCTCTATGTTCCCGACTTGTCTTTCCCAGATGGGTATGGCAACGTCTTTGGTCTGTTTCCTACTAACTTCTTGCATAACGCGGTTCATATTGCGGTCGGTGTTTTAGGTTTGGCTGCTGCCACCAGTTTCTCTGGATCATTGGTGTTTAACCAAGGATTTGCGATCGCTTATATCCTGATTGCCATCATGGGTTTGCTGCCAGCGACTAATACCACTTTTGGCCTCATGCCTATCTTTGGTAACAACGTTTGGTTCAATGCTCTGACTGGATTGGCCGCTGCTTATTTTGGTTTCATTAAGCCCCTCAAAGTTCAAGAGCAGATCACTTCTGCACCTAAAGCGTAGGTATGAGATAAGCGCGAAATAAATACAAGATAGGTGATAGGTGCGATCGCTATCTTGTAGAGTTTTCAGCATAAAGCTTTTGATTTTATTTCAGCTGACTTAATCAACTCTTCTTTTTAACTTTTCTCTCCATTCGCTCTCCCCCGACAATAAGTTTATGGGAGAGATTTTCTATGCTTCATCGAGAGAGGGAATTAGGGCGATTTGAGGCAATATAATTCTTTGGCAAATTTGTCTTTGCAGCGTAGGCTACATCTCTAGATTGATGAGTTGCCTCAGCGGAATCATAACAATGTAGGGGCTATTAACAATTCTGCAAGCGTTGTGCTGTAGCCAACTTTGCAGATAAAGAAAGTGATGGAAGAAAGTATGACTGATAATCAACAAAAACGTGCCCTAGGAGCTTTTTCTACTCGTTCAGCGGTCGAAACTGCGCTCCATGAGTTGCAAGCTACTGGTTTTCCGATGAATCAAGTGTCTGTGATTGCTAAGAACGCAGACGAAAGTCAAGAAGTGAGTGGCGCTCATATGCAAAGTCAGGTTGGCGATCAAGAAGTCGGAGCGGGAAACGCCACTGCTTCTAACTTGGCCTATGGGGGTGCTGCCGCTACGGTGTTATTGGGCCTGACCAGCCTCAGCATCCCTGGAGTCGGTGCTGTATTGGCTGCAGGTACCTTAGCGGCTTCTCTGGTGGCTAGCGTCGCAGGTGCTGGGATTAATGCCGCTTCAGCAAATAGCGTAGTGCAAGCGATGGCTGCGTCAGGAATTGCTAAAGAGCAAGCTGAGATTTACAGCGATCGCTTGTTGCGAGGTGATTATGTGGTGCTAATCGAAGGGAGTGATGCTGAGATTCAGCAGGCAGCAGATGTTCTAAGTCAGAAGAGTATTCAAGATTGGGGCATCTACGCAGCAGCAAATGCTTGAGTTATGCTTTGGGTGTTCCTAAGCTAATCGCACACGAGGCTCAGTAATCGTGACATCAGATTCAGCTAAGTTTGGCGAACAAACCCTCAATAAAATGGCGACTATGGCGATCGCTAGCATGATCAAGGATGCCGAAGAAGTGGATGTCCAAATCAAAACCGATGTGAGCAAACTGGCTCAAGGGCAAGTTGATTCGATCGCCATTAAGATCCAGGGTTTATTGATGCAGTCTAGCTTACGTCTGGAGGAATTTTACCTCCAGATCAATCGAGTGGCAGTTAAGCCTTTCAGTGCAATGTTCGGCAAAATTAAGCTGATGCATCCGGCTGATGGCACGATTCGGGTAGTCGTTAACGAAGCTAGCCTCACCCAAGCTCTGAATTCTGCCTCGGTGCGGAAGAAGTTGCCATCGCTGCCCCAGCTGACTAAAACTCAGGCGGGAGATCACTCAATTCAGCAAGTGAAATGTTATTTGCTGAGTGATGGCCATCTGGCCTTTAACGTGGGCTTGAATACACCAGATCCATCACTGCCGTCTATGTCTTTTACAGCGACACCCGAGATTGGCAACGATGGGCAAGCGATTGTGCTGCAAAATCTATCACCTGTGGATCATCCAGGCTCTTTGGCTGAAATCACGGCGGCTTTAGTGGCTCAAATTAGTGACCTCCTCAGTTTGCCTGAGTTTAAGCATCAAGGTATGTCTGTGCAAATTCAGCAACTGGAGGTGGTCACTGGCAAGTTAAGCTGGGAAGCGATCGCTTCCATCGATCAATTTCAGTCTACATAAGATCTGCCTCTATCTATCCTTAGATTAAAGCTTTATCTTGTAACCTCCTTCCATTCCGCCTGTATTCCTGCTATGACTCACTTTGGTATTATTTGTCCGCCCTATCCGGGGCACTTGAACCCCCAAGCAGCCCTGGGTCGAGAGCTACAAAGCCAGGGGCATCGAGTGACATTGCTGCAAATCCCGGATGTTGCTCTCAAAGTTCGCTCCGAAGGGCTAGAGTTTTATCCGCTTGGAGAATCTACTTATCAACCTGGATCGTTAGCCAAAACGTTTCAGCAGTTGGGTCAGTTGAGTGAAATGGAGGCGCTTAACTACTCTGTGGATTTTTGCCAACAGGTGACGGAGATTATTTGTCGGGATGCGCCAGGGGCGATCGCTGAATTAGGCATTGAGGCTTTGCTAATCGACCAGTTAGAACCAGCCGGAGAAACGGTAGCAGAAGGCCTGCATCTTCCCTTTGTGACTGTTTCCTGTGGTCAAGCAATTCATCGACGAGCAGATGTACCTCCTTTTTTTACGCCTTGGCGCTACCGAAAAGCTTTGTGGGCAAAGCTCCGTAATCAAGTCGCCTACTACATGCTAGACCGCAACTGCCAACCAATTCTCGATACCATCAACCACTACCGACAGCAGTGGAATTTGCCACCTTATCAGGGCTTATATTCCACCTCAACTCGATTAGCTCATGTTAGCCAACAGCCTGCGGCCTTTGATTTTCCTTGCCCCAATTTACCCATAGACTTCCACTACACTGGGCCTTTTCGCAATCCGTCTCCCTGTGGCGTCGATTTTCCGTTTGAGCAGTTGACGGGACAACCGCTAATTTATGCCTCCTTAGGAAGCATCCAGAACACTAAAGCTGCCCTGTTTCGGGCGATCGCGGCGGCTTGTGAAGGCTTAGATGTGCAACTCTTAATTGCCCATGGAGGTGGCATCAGTGCAGAAGATATCCAGAGTTTCCCTGGTTCTCCTTTGGTGATGGAGTATGTGCCGCAGGTAGAAGTATTAGCCAGAGCTAGCTTAACGATTACTCATGGTGGTCTCAACACAGTTCTTGACTCTCTCACTCATGGTGTGCCTTTAGTGGCGATTCCCATCACTTTCGAGCAACCCGGAACAGGAGCGAGAATCCGCGAAACAGGAGTTGGAGAAGTATTGCCGTTGAAGCGTTTGAGGGTAAAACGTCTAAGAAAAGCCATCCAACGAGTTCTCACCAAAGAGTCCTATGCCCAGAATGCTGCTAGAGTTCAACAGTCTATCTGTAACTCAGGAGGTGTGCACAGAGCGGCTGAGATTATCGAGCACGCTGTGAAATCTCAGGTGCGAGATTTATCTGAAGTGGCATCTCGTGTACCTGCGAATGTTCTACCCAGTGCCCAAGCAACGTTGTCAGAAAAGTAGATTGCTGTGGTTATGGATAGAGACCGCCTCCAGAGACTAAAAGAAAATGCTGGTAAACGTTCAATCGCTTGCCAGCATTCTACCTACAGCTCCAAAACTTCTTGGCACTCTACAGAAAACGCAGAAAACAGAGACTAGCCATGATGTTGTTTAAACAAAGCGGCCATTCGACTGCTTCCGTCTAATGCCGATCACTGCGGGCTTGGGTGGGCCTTCAGGATTTCCCTGGATATTGCTGGGCCAGTTGCTTCCCCGTAACAGCGATCGCCGTTGAGTGAACAGAGTACCGTCCAAATTCAGCATCTCAATATCCCGGCTGAGAGGTACTTGAGGGCTGAACGGACAATCTTCACCGGGATGCTGTACCGAAAGAATTAAGGTATCTCCCACAAAAGTTGGTCCTGTCATTTCACAGCGGAAAGGACCGTAGGCGAAGGGCACCACTGTTCCAGCATCCGGGCCGCTCATGGGAATGAAGAAGAGCCAGTTGTTGCCAAACACACCAATCAAATTAGAAGTCTGGACATTTTTGTTGGAGTCGGTTTGGCTCGGTGCGGTTGCCCCCACCACACTATGCTCGATTAGGAGTGGATTCGCGGCTGCACCCACATCAAAGCCATTGTGAGCGGCTGTAGACATATCGGTGACACCCCAGACATTCCCTTGACTGTCAAAGGCCAGGTTATCCGCATTGGCAAAGCCATCACCATTCTCGGTGCCTGCTTCTCCTCCCTTGGCTAAGCGCTCCCAACGGAAGGAAGTACCTGTGCCATCAGCGCTATTCTCTATAATCTTGAACAGTTCGCCGGAAGGTTGGTCGTCTCTAACGTCAGGGCTGTATTTGGAGACGACAAAGATACGGGAATCCGGATAGCCATCCCCACCTGGAGCCCCGTCGGTATAAGCGATGAAGACTTCTTTGGTGCGGGGGTGAACTTCGATATCTTCGGGGCGGGCTGTGGGAGTCGCACCAATTAGGTTGGCGGCTAAGAAGGCATCCACCAAAACCGCTCCTTGAGTGGTATAGAAGTCTGATAACTTCTTGTTGCGGTAGTCAGGCAAGAATGTCGCTTCGTTGGTTGTTTCAACGTTGAGCGAACCTCCACTGCTGGTTTGGCCTGCAATACCAACGCGCTTAGGCAGCGGTAAACGACCATTTCTGGTAGCAGTGCCCAAAGCCGCAATCTCGACCGAGGCGAGCACAGAGGGAGAAATCGGGTTGGTTGGTGCATTCAGCAGCAGCGGAATCCATTCTCCAGTGCCATTCGCGTTGTAGCGGGCCACATACAAAGTGCCATCTTCAAACAGGCGACTGTTATTTTTGTCGTTAGGAGACGTGACTCGGCCAGTGCTGACAAACTTATAAGTATGGCCACCTCGGCGATCGTCGCCCATGTAACCCACTAATTGCTTGCCCGCTTCCACTCGCATCGCAATGTTTTCGTGGCGGAAGCGACCCAGCGCCGTGTGCTTGCGGGGACGG
The Trichocoleus sp. FACHB-46 genome window above contains:
- a CDS encoding DUF2993 domain-containing protein; the protein is MTSDSAKFGEQTLNKMATMAIASMIKDAEEVDVQIKTDVSKLAQGQVDSIAIKIQGLLMQSSLRLEEFYLQINRVAVKPFSAMFGKIKLMHPADGTIRVVVNEASLTQALNSASVRKKLPSLPQLTKTQAGDHSIQQVKCYLLSDGHLAFNVGLNTPDPSLPSMSFTATPEIGNDGQAIVLQNLSPVDHPGSLAEITAALVAQISDLLSLPEFKHQGMSVQIQQLEVVTGKLSWEAIASIDQFQST
- a CDS encoding glycosyltransferase, which produces MTHFGIICPPYPGHLNPQAALGRELQSQGHRVTLLQIPDVALKVRSEGLEFYPLGESTYQPGSLAKTFQQLGQLSEMEALNYSVDFCQQVTEIICRDAPGAIAELGIEALLIDQLEPAGETVAEGLHLPFVTVSCGQAIHRRADVPPFFTPWRYRKALWAKLRNQVAYYMLDRNCQPILDTINHYRQQWNLPPYQGLYSTSTRLAHVSQQPAAFDFPCPNLPIDFHYTGPFRNPSPCGVDFPFEQLTGQPLIYASLGSIQNTKAALFRAIAAACEGLDVQLLIAHGGGISAEDIQSFPGSPLVMEYVPQVEVLARASLTITHGGLNTVLDSLTHGVPLVAIPITFEQPGTGARIRETGVGEVLPLKRLRVKRLRKAIQRVLTKESYAQNAARVQQSICNSGGVHRAAEIIEHAVKSQVRDLSEVASRVPANVLPSAQATLSEK
- a CDS encoding PhoX family phosphatase, giving the protein MSKFTRRQLLIFFGSSAGAAVLAPTLGNKLFGTDTSVAEAAQPLKLTPLRLPHPLPIYQEQPSYLPTGINQGQTLNPTTDTRLTSYTVLDDVVVPPEYERYIIVSWGDRVFPNPEDYFGYNNDYTAFIPTNRSLSDGYLWVNHEYISFPFSGLAPEAPADVQGTPSSYPLVVGQDLPNTKNLQLFGEFLYNIGGSVVRISRQSRSDRFSVVKGDANNRRLHGLSGLGINSQRSDTYKGITAWGTQSYQQGDQNYLLGTGPAATQVFNLSTDGLGTKIIGTGFNCSGGTTPWGTVLSAEENFQGAAAFFVGVTEAVQPNGTQASYTPGTTGEAFGLVGEKYGWMVEIDPANPDFRPRKHTALGRFRHENIAMRVEAGKQLVGYMGDDRRGGHTYKFVSTGRVTSPNDKNNSRLFEDGTLYVARYNANGTGEWIPLLLNAPTNPISPSVLASVEIAALGTATRNGRLPLPKRVGIAGQTSSGGSLNVETTNEATFLPDYRNKKLSDFYTTQGAVLVDAFLAANLIGATPTARPEDIEVHPRTKEVFIAYTDGAPGGDGYPDSRIFVVSKYSPDVRDDQPSGELFKIIENSADGTGTSFRWERLAKGGEAGTENGDGFANADNLAFDSQGNVWGVTDMSTAAHNGFDVGAAANPLLIEHSVVGATAPSQTDSNKNVQTSNLIGVFGNNWLFFIPMSGPDAGTVVPFAYGPFRCEMTGPTFVGDTLILSVQHPGEDCPFSPQVPLSRDIEMLNLDGTLFTQRRSLLRGSNWPSNIQGNPEGPPKPAVIGIRRKQSNGRFV